TGGAACAGTTACTTGATTATCTAGGGCTTTATGATGTAACAATGGTTGGATGGTCTATGGGGGCTCATGTTCTTTTTGAATATGTCAAAAACTTTGGGACAAAGCGGCTAGAAAAAGCTGTAGTAGTTGACATGTCTCCAAAATTGATTAATGATGATGAGTGGAAACTTGGTTTATATCACGGAAAATTTGATCATGATGATAACTTAAATGTCCTAAGTACAATGTGTGAAGATTGGGAAATATTTGCTGAAGAATTTCTTAAGAATGTGGCGCCTGGACTTAGTGAAGAAGAATTTAAAATTTCTTTGAAAGAGACAAGGACAAATACACCCCATGTTATGTATGCAATGTGGATTGCTATGACAAGTGCTGATTATAGAGATGATCTAGCAAAAATAGATGTTCCAACCCTTGTTATTTATGGTGATGAGAGTACTTTATACTCCAAAGAAACAGCAGAATATATAATTGAGAAGATTCCTAAAGCTAAGATTGATAAGTTTAAAAACTGTACGCATATGCTAGTTTTAGAAGCCCCAGAAAAGTTTAATAAAACAATTGAAGAATTTGTTTTAGAATAATGATCCTACTGCAAAAAGTCTAGTCACATAATTATAGTTGAGTAAGTAAAGTTAAAAAAATAAGCTCACAGAAATGAGCTTATTTTTTTAACTTTACTTATTTTTCATCGATATAATTTTCTACCTCATCATCATCTTCTTTATCAACCAAAGTCCAATCAGGACACCCTGAAAGCTTTTCTCCTGGATTTTTTTCAGAGACGTTCTGACATGTGTTGAAGTGAAATTTTAATCTAAGGACTAGGAAAATTATTATTACAAGTAAAGGAATAGCTAAAAATACTATATACATAATTATCCCTGATATATTATATCAGGTTTTCACCTCCTTGCTGAAATTAAATAAAAATATTACACCTCTTTTATAATATTACTTCAAAGTTGAATTGTCAATAAATAGTTGATTTATAAATCCATCTTGATTAAATTAATATTTGAATAATTAAAGAATAAAAAATTAAATAAAATTAATTTTAACTTATTGCATGATAAAAAAGCCATATGTTACTCTGTAGC
The Natranaerofaba carboxydovora genome window above contains:
- a CDS encoding alpha/beta fold hydrolase, which gives rise to MPFFVTDDRVSIYYEDKGEGKPVVLLHGWSGSRLHYGFTAPALRSKFRVITYDHRGHGASDRPEQGLTLNRFAKDLEQLLDYLGLYDVTMVGWSMGAHVLFEYVKNFGTKRLEKAVVVDMSPKLINDDEWKLGLYHGKFDHDDNLNVLSTMCEDWEIFAEEFLKNVAPGLSEEEFKISLKETRTNTPHVMYAMWIAMTSADYRDDLAKIDVPTLVIYGDESTLYSKETAEYIIEKIPKAKIDKFKNCTHMLVLEAPEKFNKTIEEFVLE